A single window of Haliotis asinina isolate JCU_RB_2024 chromosome 5, JCU_Hal_asi_v2, whole genome shotgun sequence DNA harbors:
- the LOC137284184 gene encoding monocarboxylate transporter 9-like has protein sequence MIKDVNGGYWGLAIILSAFMIQFLAFGTGLSIGLYNIELLAITGDDAFSVSLVAAINTGCFLGSGPLASLLMNYVSHRTIVLIGAGLSSASILCVPFLPNIGYMYALWGVGAGLGFCFVYVPSHVMSGLYYNKHTSLATGVATAGSGLGMTVFPMIVGYLIDVYTWRGSLIIVAGLMLNLFVFGLLLRPLPRYKKRAEDETMLENIEQKSNHDNEKREKRFRHFFVFCVFEFDVFFVSNILWNMGLNMVVTFGPDFILTSLGVTSIEAAYVLTVLGLCTFVGSLVTGFLGNFRWINRIFLYVLVCLLSGIGVICFPLAKTYVTMVMLHVVVGLGFGGILGLLIVLTSDLLGPENLGDGVGYLMLSNGMGCFAGPPIAGLLKDSFEIYDVSLYTAGALVLASGVIMVLVPLKTKLTGSAIYSKDTEEEIAQGS, from the exons ATGATAAAGGATGTGAATGGAGGATACTGGGGGTTGGCCATCATCTTATCAGCCTTCATGATACAGTTTCTAGCGTTTGGCACAGGTCTGTCGATTGGCCTGTACAATATTGAGTTACTTGCTATCACAGGTGACGATGCCTTCTCAGTGTCGCTAGTGGCTGCCATAAATACGGGCTGCTTCCTCGGTTCAG GTCCACTTGCCAGCCTGTTGATGAACTATGTGAGTCATCGAACCATTGTATTGATCGGTGCTGGGCTGAGTTCAGCCAGCATACTCTGTGTGCCCTTCCTGCCAAACATCGGTTACATGTACGCTCTGTGGGGAGTCGGTGCAG GCCTGGGGTTTTGCTTTGTGTATGTCCCATCTCATGTGATGAGTGGGCTGTACTATAACAAACACACTAGCCTGGCCACCGGAGTCGCTACAGCAGGTTCAGGACTCGGTATGACAGTTTTCCCCATGATCGTCGGATACCTCATTGATGTCTATACATGGCGTGGGTCTCTGATTATTGTGGCAGGTTTGATGTTGAATCTGTTCGTATTCGGCCTCCTGCTGCGTCCCCTGCCTCGATATAAGAAGAGGGCAGAAGATGAAACTATGTTAGAAAATATAGAACAAAAGAGTAATCATGATaatgaaaaaagagaaaaaagatTCCGTCATTTTTtcgttttttgtgtttttgagttcGATGTGTTTTTTGTCAGTAATATATTGTGGAATATGGGTCTAAATATGGTTGTGACATTTGGACCAGATTTCATTCTCACATCACTAGGCGTTACAAGTATAGAAGCTGCATATGTGCTGACTGTATTAGGTCTCTGTACTTTCGTAGGTTCACTTGTGACAGGTTTCTTGGGTAACTTCCGTTGGATAAACAGGATTTTCTTGTATGTACTAGTATGTTTACTGTCAGGTATTGGAGTTATTTGCTTTCCACTAGCTAAGACgtatgttaccatggtaatgCTTCATGTGGTAGTTGGACTTGGGTTTGGGGGCATCCTAGGCCTGCTTATTGTCTTGACGTCTGACCTGCTGGGCCCTGAGAATCTTGGTGATGGCGTCGGCTACCTCATGCTGTCCAATGGTATGGGATGTTTTGCTGGACCTCCCATTGCAG GCCTGTTGAAGGACAGCTTTGAGATCTATGATGTCTCACTCTACACAGCTGGGGCACTGGTTTTAGCCAGTGGTGTCATAATGGTGCTGGTGCCTCTCAAGACCAAACTGACAGGATCAGCCATCTACAGTAAAGACACAGAAGAAGAGATTGCCCAGGGGAGTTAG